One genomic segment of Arachis duranensis cultivar V14167 chromosome 4, aradu.V14167.gnm2.J7QH, whole genome shotgun sequence includes these proteins:
- the LOC107485577 gene encoding uncharacterized protein LOC107485577, protein MVHEAFNFPGFVANEDDSSNKDFEGDAEELPYLYSKPSHAARHFEELLEDGEQELYSGCTKFSKLAFLVRLYHIKCMCGVSDKTFEMILELLCDAFKHAKISASLHDAKRIIRKLGIAYKKIDACLNDCMLYQGSDQELSRCKRCGTSRWKQKTRRNSIVWINVVVKKNGKPQAAKVFRYFPLVPRLQRMFMSSKTSVDMLWHKKGPNSDGFLRHQRDGEAWKAFDRRYTHFSGDPRSVRLALASDGFSPFGNLSSRYSIWPVILIPYNLPPWSCMKPSSFLLSMINPGPKMPGNDIDIYLQPLIDELKQLWGGVDTYDASEKKTFKMHAALMWTINDFPGLGNLSGWNTYGGRACPTCNLDAESKRLTFSQKWCFMGNRRFLNQGHRFRQDRVRFDGKVEVRGPLVTLSGGDILRQLDNVHVKLGKVQTEAGKRARGQQAALQDESPCKKRSIFFELPYWEYNLLRHNLDVIHIEKNVCDNIIYTILNDSGKSKNNLKARKDLQLIGSRRELWPREDGKYPTVIFSMSNSQKDVFLRNLKIVVFSDGHSSNISCCVDLQQ, encoded by the coding sequence ATGGTTCATGAGGCATTCAACTTTCCAGGTTTTGTTGCCAATGAAGATGACTCGAGCAACAAAGATTTTGAGGGGGATGCCGAAGAGTTGCCATATTTGTACAGCAAACCTAGTCACGCGGCTCGTCATTTTGAGGAGCTGCTTGAGGATGGAGAGCAAGAATTGTATTCGGGATGCACAAAATTCTCAAAGCTGGCTTTCTTGGTGAGGCTATACCATATAAAGTGCATGTGCGGCGTGAGCGACAAGACCTTCGAAATGATATTAGAGCTACTGTGTGATGCCTTTAAGCATGCAAAGATTTCGGCTTCACTGCACGATGCCAAGAGGATCATACGAAAGCTCGGAATTGCGTACAAGAAGATAGATGCATGTCTGAATGACTGTATGCTATATCAGGGCAGCGATCAAGAACTGTCTAGGTGCAAGAGATGTGGGACCTCGAGATGGAAGCAAAAGACTAGGAGGAATTCCATTGTCTGGATCAATGTGGTTGTTAAGAAGAATGGGAAGCCGCAGGCGGCGAAGGTTTTTCGTTACTTTCCCCTTGTTCCACGATTGCAGCGGATGTTCATGTCCAGTAAGACATCTGTTGACATGTTGTGGCACAAGAAAGGTCCTAACTCGGATGGTTTTTTGAGGCACCAAAGGGACGGAGAGGCATGGAAGGCATTTGATAGAAGATATACTCACTTTAGTGGCGATCCACGCAGCGTTCGTTTAGCCTTAGCTAGCGATGGCTTTAGTCCCTTCGGAAATCTCAGCTCAAGGTACTCGATTTGGCCCGTGATTCTCATCCCCTACAACCTGCCCCCATGGAGTTGTATGAAACCCAGCTCTTTCTTGCTGTCTATGATTAACCCCGGTCCCAAGATGCCTGGTAATGACATAGATATCTACCTACAACCCTTGATAgatgagttgaagcagttgtgGGGTGGTGTTGATACGTACGACGCTAGCGAGAAAAAAACATTCAAGATGCATGCTGCGTTGATGTGGACAATAAACGATTTTCCAGGGTTAGGCAACTTATCTGGGTGGAATACGTACGGTGGGAGAGCATGTCCTACGTGCAACCTGGATGCTGAGTCCAAGCGACTCACTTTCAGTCAGAAATGGTGTTTCATGGGTAATCGGCGCTTTCTGAATCAAGGCCACAGATTTCGGCAGGACCGGGTTAGATTTGATGGGAAGGTAGAGGTCAGAGGTCCGCTTGTAACATTGTCGGGTGGAGATATTTTGAGACAGTTAGATAATGTGCATGTCAAGCTTGGCAAGGTGCAAACAGAAGCTGGTAAAAGAGCACGCGGACAACAGGCTGCATTACAAGATGAGTCTCCTTGTAAAAAAAGGAGTATATTCTTTGAACTCCCATATTGGGAGTATAATTTATTGCGTCACAACCTGGACGTGATTCACATAGAGAAAAATGTGTGCGACAACATTATCTACACGATACTGAACGACAGTGGTAAATCCAAAAACAACCTCAAAGCTCGAAAAGACCTCCAGCTGATAGGAAGTAGGCGTGAACTTTGGCCCCGGGAAGATGGAAAGTATCCCACTGTAATATTCTCCATGTCGAATTCACAGAAGGACGTCTTTCTTAGGAATTTAAAGATCGTGGTCTTTTCAGATGGTCATTCGAGCAACATATCTTGCTGTGTTGACCTACAGCAGTGA